In a single window of the Cervus elaphus chromosome 1, mCerEla1.1, whole genome shotgun sequence genome:
- the LOC122707809 gene encoding LOW QUALITY PROTEIN: olfactory receptor 4C45-like (The sequence of the model RefSeq protein was modified relative to this genomic sequence to represent the inferred CDS: inserted 2 bases in 1 codon), with protein sequence MERMSNITEFILLGLTQNPGLQTLLFAVFLIIYLITLAGNLLISVTIFTSPALGSPMYYFLSYLSMIDGFYSSSIAPKLIFDLVSGKNTISFSGCMTQVFAEHFFVGAEIVSLIVMAYGHCAAIGKPLHHMTVMSRPVCASLAGMAGASGFLHGGIQILFLVQLPFCGPNVTDHFMCDLIPLLELACTDTHTLGPLLSANSGSLCLLTFSMLVASYAVILCSLRTHSSEGRREALSPCASHVTVVVLFFVPCSFLCLRPTTAFXTDKAVTVFCTIVTPMLNPLIYTLRNAEVKNVMKKLWGQIMKTDDE encoded by the exons ATGGAAAGGATGAGCAACATAACAGAATTCATCCTCCTGGGCCTGACCCAGAATCCAGGACTGCAGACACTCTTATTTGCTGTGTTTTTAATCATCTACTTGATCACATTGGCAGGTAACCTGCTCATCTCAGTCACCATCTTCACCAGCCCAGCCCTTGGTTCTCCCATGTACTATTTTCTGTCCTATTTGTCCATGATAGACGGCTTCTACTCTTCCTCCATAGCACCCAAGCTGATCTTTGACTTGGTCTCTGGAAAGAACACCATATCCTTCAGTGGCTGCATGACTCAGGTCTTTGCTGAACACTTCTTTGTTGGAGCTGAGATTGTCTCGTTGATTGTCATGGCCTACGGCCACTGTGCAGCCATCggtaagcccctgcaccacatgACCGTCATGAGTCGGCCTGTGTGTGCTTCCCTGGCTGGAATGGCTGGGGCTTCAGGCTTTCTCCATGGAGGGATCCAGATTTTGTTCCTGGTTCAGTTACCATTCTGTGGCCCCAATGTCACTGACCATTTCATGTGTGATTTAATACCTCTCCTGGAGCTAGCCTGCACGGACACGCACACTCTGGGGCCCCTGCTTTCTGCCAACAGTGGGTCACTGTGTTTGCTGACTTTCTCAATGCTGGTGGCTTCCTACGCTGTCATCCTGTGCTCCCTGAGGACCCACAGCTCTGAAGGGCGTCGCGAGGCCCTGTCCCCCTGTGCCTCTCACGTCACAGTCGTCGTCTTATTCTTTGTTCCTTGTTCATTCCTCTGCCTCAGACCCACAACCGCCTT CACTGACAAAGCTGTGACTGTGTTTTGCACCATAGTAACTCCTATGCTGAACCCTTTAATCTACACCCTGAGAAATGCAGAAGTGAAAAACGTCATGAAGAAGCTCTGGGGACAAATTATGAAAACTGATGATGAATAA
- the LOC122707866 gene encoding olfactory receptor 4C3-like: MEIPYNVTEFFMLGLSQNPEAQRVLFVAFLTIYGITACGNILIVITITFRPTLVSPVYIFLANLSFTDTCYSSSTAPRLIADSLQEVRAISYKGCMAQLSGAHVFEGAEIILLTVMAYDHYVAICKPLHYMAVMTRHLCALLVGLAWLGGFLHSLAQLLLVLQLPFCGPHVINHFVCDLYPLLELACTDTSVIGLLVVANSGVSCLLNFLLLAASYPIILRSLRSHSAEGRRRALSTCGAHFTAVAVFFVPCMFTYMRPSSTLSIDKNMAVF; encoded by the coding sequence ATGGAAATACCATACAATGtcacagaatttttcatgctgGGACTCTCACAGAACCCAGAAGCACAAAGAGTTCTCTTTGTGGCCTTTTTGACCATATATGGGATCACAGCTTGTGGCAATATTCTCATCGTGATCACCATCACCTTTAGGCCCACCCTGGTTTCCCCTGTGTATATTTTCCTGGCCAACCTGTCCTTTACTGATACCTGTTATTCGTCTTCTACGGCCCCTAGACTCATAGCTGACTCCTTGCAGGAGGTGAGAGCCATCTCCTATAAGGGCTGCATGGCTCAGCTCTCTGGAGCTCATGTTTTTGAAGGTGCTGAGATCATCCTGCTCAcggtgatggcctatgaccactatgtggccatctgcaagcccctGCACTACATGGCCGTCATGACCCGGCATCTCTGTGCCCTGCTGGTGGGGCTGGCTTGGCTGGGGGGCTTCCTGCACTCCCTGGCTCAGCTCCTGCTGGTCCTGCAGTTGCCCTTCTGCGGGCCTCACGTGATCAATCACTTTGTCTGTGACTTGTACCCCTTGCTGGAACTTGCCTGCACCGACACCTCTGTCATCGGCCTGCTGGTGGTGGCCAACAGCGGCGTGAGCTGCCTGCTGAACTTCCTCCTGCTGGCTGCCTCCTACCCCATCATCCTGCGCTCCTTGAGGTCCCACAGTGCAGAGGGGAGGCGCAGAGCCCTCTCCACCTGCGGGGCCCACTTCACGGCTGTTGCCGTGTTCTTCGTGCCCTGTATGTTTACCTACATGCGTCCATCATCTACTTTGTCTATAGACAAAAACATGGCAGTGTTTTAG